GCGGGCGCGGTTCTCATTCTGGTGGATCGCCTCCAGCACCCGCCCGAACGGCGAGGTGACGAGGCGGCCCAGCAAAAAGAGCGAGACCCCGGTCAGGATCACCGTCAGGAAGTACAGTTCCAGCGGTTGCAGCCCGCTGCGAAACGTCAGACCGTCGGTGCCGCCGGTCAGGGCCGTCCACTTGTCGGCGAGCGTGTACGTCATCTGCGCGAACGCCAGCGTGATCATCAGGAAAAAGATGCCCCCGGCCCGCAGGGCGAGCGGCGCCGTGATCGCCGAGTAGAGGGCCGCGATCACGATAGACGCGACCAGCGCGAGCGGCAGCGGCACCCCGGCGCCCAGCAGGATGGCGACCGTATAGCCGCCCAGGCCCCACATCGCGATGTGCCCGAGCGGCGTCAGGCCGAGGTACCCCACGAGCAGGTCGAGCGCCGCCGCCGCGAGCGCCCAGCACAGCGCCTCGGTGGCGAGGTAGATGATGAACTTGTTCTGCACGAAGATCGGCACCGCGAGCAGCACGAGCGCGACCAGCGCGAGCAGCCACACCGGGACGCTGAACGTGGAGCGGGCGGGCACGGTGGTGAGTTTGGATACAGCGCTCATGCGTTGCCGAGCCTCCTTCCGAGCAGGCCCTGGGGCCGCACGGCAATCACGAGAATCATCAGCGCGAAGATGCTGATCTCCGCAAAGGCGGGAAAATACACCGCACCGAAACCGCTCACCAGCGCCACGAGCATCGCCGCGAGGAAGGCCCCCTCAATGCTGCCTAAGCCGCCGATCACCACCACGATCAGGGCGTAGAGCGTCATGCGCGAGTCGAGGTTGGGGCTCAGCGCGAGCTGCGGGCTCCCGACCGCGCCTCCGAAGGCCGCGAGGCCGATTCCAGCGGCAAAAGTGAGCATCGAGATCCGCAGGACCGGCAGCCCCAGCGTGCCGGCCATCACCTTGTCTGCCGTCACCGCCCGGATCTGCGCGCCGGCGAGGGTCTTGCGCA
The genomic region above belongs to Deinococcus reticulitermitis and contains:
- a CDS encoding branched-chain amino acid ABC transporter permease codes for the protein MSAVSKLTTVPARSTFSVPVWLLALVALVLLAVPIFVQNKFIIYLATEALCWALAAAALDLLVGYLGLTPLGHIAMWGLGGYTVAILLGAGVPLPLALVASIVIAALYSAITAPLALRAGGIFFLMITLAFAQMTYTLADKWTALTGGTDGLTFRSGLQPLELYFLTVILTGVSLFLLGRLVTSPFGRVLEAIHQNENRARALGYPVFAYKYGAVLIASGFIGLAGALAALHREIVTPSDMFWLHSAIMLIMVLLGGARSLWGPVIGAVLYITVQSYVSSQTDLWAGIVGLLLIVLVLTGRGGLWSLIERRRA